In Hermetia illucens chromosome 1, iHerIll2.2.curated.20191125, whole genome shotgun sequence, one genomic interval encodes:
- the LOC119648401 gene encoding probable serine/threonine-protein kinase MARK-A isoform X3 — protein MDEDNNDLLASASEMQRNRLYFVAFKKSFKPKNTANTHYFSIDDDFVYENFYNDFGPLNICMLYRYCQKLNRKLNSKWHANKKIVHYTSMNPAKRLNAAYLIGSYAIIYLNKTPEEACRPLVAGDIPSYTRFCDASYGPSVYKISLIDCLNAVYKALKSGFFNFDDFDAEEYEYYERVENGDFNWIVPEKFIAFCGPHQKSKTLANGYPCHSPETYFDYFRENNVTTIIRLNAKVYNASCFENAGFEHKDLFFIDGSTPSDIILKKFLMICETTDGAIAVHCKAGLGRTGSLIGAYIMKHYNFSALEAIAWLRLCRPGSVIGHQQQWMEDKQAWLWSEGERYRKRTNTTMTRHIFGIYSKMKNQKDVSNDNPDGGGGGILNRVKGISHKVDTMNLNDEENENGNDDTDDEDDTRQVIRIPDSAIVEKLPLSIESLQIDRRIKVKPNTLFEAITSTVPVVVKNAALRTAQNTQTTQMSERKGAQTQGDKLNQIKAMRRHHHSRSVNVAGTIDCDSPLRHTRARSQPFRNNTSICNAINATSLPVKGDSILESNHSVTRTANRIALYNKRMGLMQLRKTEHQHQSQSGTTATIHNQDISGSTAITTSLSKQTKMYNNALISANNNNNVMASITESKIPIVRGSSGDDTKTSSRLSHHLHHMTLRNRSKVRIRSTIRDSSSTHTTTTSGTNYHHKASTTTPTIDSNSNPILIDDNKAIEDRLVEKTGGITLELNSTNPSNTANNGNLPSGIPVNSNSVKRGKRSLSSTRIDKDKCDEYNTKLLRKAANNNTNNNNNNNGAATVTTATTTTSSNSSSTASSTASSILKTSSLSRKLGSTSLGSHDQHQQTTSSSGSRKSTEQSMSLKLRKKISY, from the exons ATCGCCTATACTTTGTAGCATTTAAGAAGAGCTTCAAACCAAAAAATACTGCAAATACGCATTACTTCAGTATTGACGATGATTTCGTCTATGAAAATTTCTATAATGATTTTGGGCCGTTAAATATTTGTATGTTATATCGGTATTGTCAAAAATTGAATCGTAAACTAAATTCCAAATGGCACGCAAATAAGAAAATTGTTCATTATACATCTATGAATCCTGCAAAACGTTTGAACGCTGCCTATCTGATTGGTTCGTATGCC ATTATCTATTTGAATAAGACTCCCGAGGAGGCGTGTAGACCTTTAGTCGCTGGCGACATTCCAAGCTATACACGATTTTGTGATGCATCTTATGGACCATCAGTATATAAAATTTCATTGATCGATTGCTTGAATGCAGTGTACAAGGCGCTAAAATCCGGGTTCTTTAACTTTGATGATTTCGACGCTGAGGAATATGAATATTATGAG CGTGTCGAGAATGGTgacttcaattggattgttcctGAAAAATTTATAGCATTCTGTGGTCCACATCAAAAATCTAAAACATTAGCTAATGGCTATCCATGtcattcgcctgaaacatattttgattattttcgtgAAAATAATGTTACGACGATAATACGTTTGAATGCCAAAGTATATAATGCATCTTGTTTTGAGAATGCCGGATTTGAGCACaaagatttattttttattgatggTAGTACACCGAGTGAtataattttaaagaaatttctaaTGATATGTGAAACAACAGATGGTGCTATTGCTGTGCATTGTAAAG CTGGTCTTGGCCGAACTGGTAGCTTGATTGGTGCCTATATAATGAAACATTATAACTTTTCGGCACTAGAAGCTATTGCGTGGTTGCGATTATGTCGTCCAGGATCAGTTATTGGACACCAACAACAATGGATGGAAGA CAAACAAGCCTGGCTGTGGAGCGAAGGCGAACGATATCGGAAGCGCACAAACACCACCATGACCAGGCATATCTTTGGAATTTATAGTAAAATGAAGAATCAAAAGGACGTATCGAATGATAATCCAGATGGTGGCGGTGGCGGCATATTAAATCGTGTCAAAGGCATTTCACATAAAGTGGACACAATGAATTTGAAtgatgaagaaaatgaaaatggtaATGATGATACCGATGATGAAGATGACACTAGGCAAGTGATACGAATACCTGACTCGGCCATAGTTGAAAAATTACCGCTCAGTATTGAATCATTACAAATTGATAGGCGGATAAAAGTTAAGCCGAATACGTTATTTGAAGCAATAACGAGTACAGTTCCAGTTGTTGTTAAGAATGCAGCATTAAGGACGGCACAAAATACACAAACGACACAAATGTCGGAGAGGAAAGGTGCACAAACACAAGGCGATAAATTGAATCAAATTAAAGCAATGCGACGACATCATCATTCAAGATCGGTTAATGTAGCTGGTACTAT TGATTGTGATAGTCCCCTACGACATACACGCGCAAGATCCCAACCTTTTCGAAATAATACAAGCATATGTAATGCAATAAATGCCACGTCATTGCCTGTTAAAGGTGACTCGATTCTTGAATCGAATCATTCCGTCACAAGAACAGCTAATCGTATTGCACTCTATAACAAAAG AATGGGTTTAATGCAATTGCGTAAGACTGAGCACCAACACCAATCTCAGTCAGGCACTACTGCTACCATACATAATCAAGACATCTCCGGTTCAACAGCTATCACCACTAGTTTATCGAAACAAACGAAAATGTATAACAATGCATTGATCTCGgcaaataacaataacaatgtaATGGCATCAATTACTGAGAGTAAAATCCCAATTGTTCGAGGCAGCAGTGGGGATGATACAAAAACATCATCACGTCTTTCACACCATCTTCATCACATGACACTACGAAATCGTTCCAAGGTGCGCATACGATCCACCATCCGTGATAGCTCCTCGACACACACGACCACCACATCGGGAACAAATTATCACCATAAAGCTTCCACAACAACTCCCACAATCGATTCAAATTCCAACCCGATCCTGATTGATGATAACAAAGCCATAGAAGATCGACTAGTAGAAAAGACTGGAGGAATTACACTTGAGTTGAACTCAACAAATCCTTCGAATACTGCTAACAACGGTAATCTTCCGTCAGGTATTCCTGTAAATAGCAATAGCGTGAAACGAGGCAAACGTTCGCTTAGTAGTACACGAATAGATAAGGACAAATGCGATGAGTATAACACCAAACTACTTCGTAAGGCTGCTAATAATAATaccaataataacaacaataataatggTGCTGCTACTGTGACAACAGCAACTACAACAACATCATCAAATTCATCATCGACAGCATCGTCTACGGCCTCATCAATTCTGAAAACTTCGTCGTTATCACGTAAATTAGGTTCAACTAGTTTGGGTAGTCATGATCAACACCAGCAGACAACATCATCGAGCGGTTCTCGTAAGTCTACAGAGCAATCGATGTCACTTAAATTGCGAAAGAAAATTAGTTATTAG
- the LOC119648401 gene encoding probable serine/threonine-protein kinase MARK-A isoform X2 has protein sequence MKISTICDHSRRINKEELFKTAEEMDEDNNDLLASASEMQRNRLYFVAFKKSFKPKNTANTHYFSIDDDFVYENFYNDFGPLNICMLYRYCQKLNRKLNSKWHANKKIVHYTSMNPAKRLNAAYLIGSYAIIYLNKTPEEACRPLVAGDIPSYTRFCDASYGPSVYKISLIDCLNAVYKALKSGFFNFDDFDAEEYEYYERVENGDFNWIVPEKFIAFCGPHQKSKTLANGYPCHSPETYFDYFRENNVTTIIRLNAKVYNASCFENAGFEHKDLFFIDGSTPSDIILKKFLMICETTDGAIAVHCKAGLGRTGSLIGAYIMKHYNFSALEAIAWLRLCRPGSVIGHQQQWMEDKQAWLWSEGERYRKRTNTTMTRHIFGIYSKMKNQKDVSNDNPDGGGGGILNRVKGISHKVDTMNLNDEENENGNDDTDDEDDTRQVIRIPDSAIVEKLPLSIESLQIDRRIKVKPNTLFEAITSTVPVVVKNAALRTAQNTQTTQMSERKGAQTQGDKLNQIKAMRRHHHSRSVNVAGTIDCDSPLRHTRARSQPFRNNTSICNAINATSLPVKGDSILESNHSVTRTANRIALYNKRMGLMQLRKTEHQHQSQSGTTATIHNQDISGSTAITTSLSKQTKMYNNALISANNNNNVMASITESKIPIVRGSSGDDTKTSSRLSHHLHHMTLRNRSKVRIRSTIRDSSSTHTTTTSGTNYHHKASTTTPTIDSNSNPILIDDNKAIEDRLVEKTGGITLELNSTNPSNTANNGNLPSGIPVNSNSVKRGKRSLSSTRIDKDKCDEYNTKLLRKAANNNTNNNNNNNGAATVTTATTTTSSNSSSTASSTASSILKTSSLSRKLGSTSLGSHDQHQQTTSSSGSRKSTEQSMSLKLRKKISY, from the exons ATCGCCTATACTTTGTAGCATTTAAGAAGAGCTTCAAACCAAAAAATACTGCAAATACGCATTACTTCAGTATTGACGATGATTTCGTCTATGAAAATTTCTATAATGATTTTGGGCCGTTAAATATTTGTATGTTATATCGGTATTGTCAAAAATTGAATCGTAAACTAAATTCCAAATGGCACGCAAATAAGAAAATTGTTCATTATACATCTATGAATCCTGCAAAACGTTTGAACGCTGCCTATCTGATTGGTTCGTATGCC ATTATCTATTTGAATAAGACTCCCGAGGAGGCGTGTAGACCTTTAGTCGCTGGCGACATTCCAAGCTATACACGATTTTGTGATGCATCTTATGGACCATCAGTATATAAAATTTCATTGATCGATTGCTTGAATGCAGTGTACAAGGCGCTAAAATCCGGGTTCTTTAACTTTGATGATTTCGACGCTGAGGAATATGAATATTATGAG CGTGTCGAGAATGGTgacttcaattggattgttcctGAAAAATTTATAGCATTCTGTGGTCCACATCAAAAATCTAAAACATTAGCTAATGGCTATCCATGtcattcgcctgaaacatattttgattattttcgtgAAAATAATGTTACGACGATAATACGTTTGAATGCCAAAGTATATAATGCATCTTGTTTTGAGAATGCCGGATTTGAGCACaaagatttattttttattgatggTAGTACACCGAGTGAtataattttaaagaaatttctaaTGATATGTGAAACAACAGATGGTGCTATTGCTGTGCATTGTAAAG CTGGTCTTGGCCGAACTGGTAGCTTGATTGGTGCCTATATAATGAAACATTATAACTTTTCGGCACTAGAAGCTATTGCGTGGTTGCGATTATGTCGTCCAGGATCAGTTATTGGACACCAACAACAATGGATGGAAGA CAAACAAGCCTGGCTGTGGAGCGAAGGCGAACGATATCGGAAGCGCACAAACACCACCATGACCAGGCATATCTTTGGAATTTATAGTAAAATGAAGAATCAAAAGGACGTATCGAATGATAATCCAGATGGTGGCGGTGGCGGCATATTAAATCGTGTCAAAGGCATTTCACATAAAGTGGACACAATGAATTTGAAtgatgaagaaaatgaaaatggtaATGATGATACCGATGATGAAGATGACACTAGGCAAGTGATACGAATACCTGACTCGGCCATAGTTGAAAAATTACCGCTCAGTATTGAATCATTACAAATTGATAGGCGGATAAAAGTTAAGCCGAATACGTTATTTGAAGCAATAACGAGTACAGTTCCAGTTGTTGTTAAGAATGCAGCATTAAGGACGGCACAAAATACACAAACGACACAAATGTCGGAGAGGAAAGGTGCACAAACACAAGGCGATAAATTGAATCAAATTAAAGCAATGCGACGACATCATCATTCAAGATCGGTTAATGTAGCTGGTACTAT TGATTGTGATAGTCCCCTACGACATACACGCGCAAGATCCCAACCTTTTCGAAATAATACAAGCATATGTAATGCAATAAATGCCACGTCATTGCCTGTTAAAGGTGACTCGATTCTTGAATCGAATCATTCCGTCACAAGAACAGCTAATCGTATTGCACTCTATAACAAAAG AATGGGTTTAATGCAATTGCGTAAGACTGAGCACCAACACCAATCTCAGTCAGGCACTACTGCTACCATACATAATCAAGACATCTCCGGTTCAACAGCTATCACCACTAGTTTATCGAAACAAACGAAAATGTATAACAATGCATTGATCTCGgcaaataacaataacaatgtaATGGCATCAATTACTGAGAGTAAAATCCCAATTGTTCGAGGCAGCAGTGGGGATGATACAAAAACATCATCACGTCTTTCACACCATCTTCATCACATGACACTACGAAATCGTTCCAAGGTGCGCATACGATCCACCATCCGTGATAGCTCCTCGACACACACGACCACCACATCGGGAACAAATTATCACCATAAAGCTTCCACAACAACTCCCACAATCGATTCAAATTCCAACCCGATCCTGATTGATGATAACAAAGCCATAGAAGATCGACTAGTAGAAAAGACTGGAGGAATTACACTTGAGTTGAACTCAACAAATCCTTCGAATACTGCTAACAACGGTAATCTTCCGTCAGGTATTCCTGTAAATAGCAATAGCGTGAAACGAGGCAAACGTTCGCTTAGTAGTACACGAATAGATAAGGACAAATGCGATGAGTATAACACCAAACTACTTCGTAAGGCTGCTAATAATAATaccaataataacaacaataataatggTGCTGCTACTGTGACAACAGCAACTACAACAACATCATCAAATTCATCATCGACAGCATCGTCTACGGCCTCATCAATTCTGAAAACTTCGTCGTTATCACGTAAATTAGGTTCAACTAGTTTGGGTAGTCATGATCAACACCAGCAGACAACATCATCGAGCGGTTCTCGTAAGTCTACAGAGCAATCGATGTCACTTAAATTGCGAAAGAAAATTAGTTATTAG
- the LOC119648401 gene encoding probable serine/threonine-protein kinase MARK-A isoform X1: MQAFLSGNVMQSKKRNEGKLGGNKLQTGSRRLNSRRINKEELFKTAEEMDEDNNDLLASASEMQRNRLYFVAFKKSFKPKNTANTHYFSIDDDFVYENFYNDFGPLNICMLYRYCQKLNRKLNSKWHANKKIVHYTSMNPAKRLNAAYLIGSYAIIYLNKTPEEACRPLVAGDIPSYTRFCDASYGPSVYKISLIDCLNAVYKALKSGFFNFDDFDAEEYEYYERVENGDFNWIVPEKFIAFCGPHQKSKTLANGYPCHSPETYFDYFRENNVTTIIRLNAKVYNASCFENAGFEHKDLFFIDGSTPSDIILKKFLMICETTDGAIAVHCKAGLGRTGSLIGAYIMKHYNFSALEAIAWLRLCRPGSVIGHQQQWMEDKQAWLWSEGERYRKRTNTTMTRHIFGIYSKMKNQKDVSNDNPDGGGGGILNRVKGISHKVDTMNLNDEENENGNDDTDDEDDTRQVIRIPDSAIVEKLPLSIESLQIDRRIKVKPNTLFEAITSTVPVVVKNAALRTAQNTQTTQMSERKGAQTQGDKLNQIKAMRRHHHSRSVNVAGTIDCDSPLRHTRARSQPFRNNTSICNAINATSLPVKGDSILESNHSVTRTANRIALYNKRMGLMQLRKTEHQHQSQSGTTATIHNQDISGSTAITTSLSKQTKMYNNALISANNNNNVMASITESKIPIVRGSSGDDTKTSSRLSHHLHHMTLRNRSKVRIRSTIRDSSSTHTTTTSGTNYHHKASTTTPTIDSNSNPILIDDNKAIEDRLVEKTGGITLELNSTNPSNTANNGNLPSGIPVNSNSVKRGKRSLSSTRIDKDKCDEYNTKLLRKAANNNTNNNNNNNGAATVTTATTTTSSNSSSTASSTASSILKTSSLSRKLGSTSLGSHDQHQQTTSSSGSPARLLKG, encoded by the exons ATCGCCTATACTTTGTAGCATTTAAGAAGAGCTTCAAACCAAAAAATACTGCAAATACGCATTACTTCAGTATTGACGATGATTTCGTCTATGAAAATTTCTATAATGATTTTGGGCCGTTAAATATTTGTATGTTATATCGGTATTGTCAAAAATTGAATCGTAAACTAAATTCCAAATGGCACGCAAATAAGAAAATTGTTCATTATACATCTATGAATCCTGCAAAACGTTTGAACGCTGCCTATCTGATTGGTTCGTATGCC ATTATCTATTTGAATAAGACTCCCGAGGAGGCGTGTAGACCTTTAGTCGCTGGCGACATTCCAAGCTATACACGATTTTGTGATGCATCTTATGGACCATCAGTATATAAAATTTCATTGATCGATTGCTTGAATGCAGTGTACAAGGCGCTAAAATCCGGGTTCTTTAACTTTGATGATTTCGACGCTGAGGAATATGAATATTATGAG CGTGTCGAGAATGGTgacttcaattggattgttcctGAAAAATTTATAGCATTCTGTGGTCCACATCAAAAATCTAAAACATTAGCTAATGGCTATCCATGtcattcgcctgaaacatattttgattattttcgtgAAAATAATGTTACGACGATAATACGTTTGAATGCCAAAGTATATAATGCATCTTGTTTTGAGAATGCCGGATTTGAGCACaaagatttattttttattgatggTAGTACACCGAGTGAtataattttaaagaaatttctaaTGATATGTGAAACAACAGATGGTGCTATTGCTGTGCATTGTAAAG CTGGTCTTGGCCGAACTGGTAGCTTGATTGGTGCCTATATAATGAAACATTATAACTTTTCGGCACTAGAAGCTATTGCGTGGTTGCGATTATGTCGTCCAGGATCAGTTATTGGACACCAACAACAATGGATGGAAGA CAAACAAGCCTGGCTGTGGAGCGAAGGCGAACGATATCGGAAGCGCACAAACACCACCATGACCAGGCATATCTTTGGAATTTATAGTAAAATGAAGAATCAAAAGGACGTATCGAATGATAATCCAGATGGTGGCGGTGGCGGCATATTAAATCGTGTCAAAGGCATTTCACATAAAGTGGACACAATGAATTTGAAtgatgaagaaaatgaaaatggtaATGATGATACCGATGATGAAGATGACACTAGGCAAGTGATACGAATACCTGACTCGGCCATAGTTGAAAAATTACCGCTCAGTATTGAATCATTACAAATTGATAGGCGGATAAAAGTTAAGCCGAATACGTTATTTGAAGCAATAACGAGTACAGTTCCAGTTGTTGTTAAGAATGCAGCATTAAGGACGGCACAAAATACACAAACGACACAAATGTCGGAGAGGAAAGGTGCACAAACACAAGGCGATAAATTGAATCAAATTAAAGCAATGCGACGACATCATCATTCAAGATCGGTTAATGTAGCTGGTACTAT TGATTGTGATAGTCCCCTACGACATACACGCGCAAGATCCCAACCTTTTCGAAATAATACAAGCATATGTAATGCAATAAATGCCACGTCATTGCCTGTTAAAGGTGACTCGATTCTTGAATCGAATCATTCCGTCACAAGAACAGCTAATCGTATTGCACTCTATAACAAAAG AATGGGTTTAATGCAATTGCGTAAGACTGAGCACCAACACCAATCTCAGTCAGGCACTACTGCTACCATACATAATCAAGACATCTCCGGTTCAACAGCTATCACCACTAGTTTATCGAAACAAACGAAAATGTATAACAATGCATTGATCTCGgcaaataacaataacaatgtaATGGCATCAATTACTGAGAGTAAAATCCCAATTGTTCGAGGCAGCAGTGGGGATGATACAAAAACATCATCACGTCTTTCACACCATCTTCATCACATGACACTACGAAATCGTTCCAAGGTGCGCATACGATCCACCATCCGTGATAGCTCCTCGACACACACGACCACCACATCGGGAACAAATTATCACCATAAAGCTTCCACAACAACTCCCACAATCGATTCAAATTCCAACCCGATCCTGATTGATGATAACAAAGCCATAGAAGATCGACTAGTAGAAAAGACTGGAGGAATTACACTTGAGTTGAACTCAACAAATCCTTCGAATACTGCTAACAACGGTAATCTTCCGTCAGGTATTCCTGTAAATAGCAATAGCGTGAAACGAGGCAAACGTTCGCTTAGTAGTACACGAATAGATAAGGACAAATGCGATGAGTATAACACCAAACTACTTCGTAAGGCTGCTAATAATAATaccaataataacaacaataataatggTGCTGCTACTGTGACAACAGCAACTACAACAACATCATCAAATTCATCATCGACAGCATCGTCTACGGCCTCATCAATTCTGAAAACTTCGTCGTTATCACGTAAATTAGGTTCAACTAGTTTGGGTAGTCATGATCAACACCAGCAGACAACATCATCGAGCGGTTCTC